One genomic region from Streptomyces sp. Li-HN-5-11 encodes:
- a CDS encoding prolyl oligopeptidase family serine peptidase, with the protein MTTEPVSFPRRHARTQRFTLGAPRAFTVAPDASRVVFLRSDSGTDRANSLWVLDLPDGEERVAADPRALLGGALEHLSPEERARRERSREGGAGIVGYATDTAVELASFALSGRLFTAELRAGTARELPVPGPVIDPRPSPDGRYVAYVAQGALRVTGAEGDGDRALAEPESEGVTYGLAEFIAAEEMGRSRGFWWAPESDRLLVARADDTPVGRWWISDPAHPGSEPQRVAYPAAGTANADVRLFVISLDGARTEVVWDRSRYPYLARVHWSAAGAPLLLVQARDQRSQLYLAVEPDSGATRMVHADEDPTWLDLFPGAPCWSPSGQLVRVADEGGARVLAVGERPLTGAQLHIRAVLDVSDDDVLVSAAAGEEAAAPETGEVHVYRVNELGMERVSREPGVHSAVRAGEVTVLVSATLDRPGAQVRVLRGGEQVATIASRAEDPGLSPRVTLTQGGARRIPCAVLMPTDYPGDTAGPLPVLLDPYGGPHGPRVVAAHNAHLTSQWFADQGFAVVVADGRGTPGRSPAWEKAVHRDFTVSLDDQIEALQDLAKTHPLDLDRVAIRGWSYGGYLAALAVLRRPDVFHAGIAGAPVTDWRLYDTHYTERYLGDPAGEPESYARSSLVTDDGLSAPAEPHRPLMIVHGLADDNVVVAHALRLSSALLAAGRPHEVLPLSGVTHMTPQEQVAENLLLLQVDFLRRSLGLV; encoded by the coding sequence ATGACGACAGAGCCTGTCTCCTTCCCCCGGCGGCACGCCCGCACCCAGCGGTTCACGCTCGGCGCGCCGCGCGCGTTCACGGTGGCCCCCGACGCCTCGCGCGTCGTGTTCCTGCGTTCCGACTCCGGTACGGACCGGGCGAACTCCCTGTGGGTGCTGGACCTCCCGGACGGTGAGGAGCGCGTCGCGGCCGACCCGCGCGCGCTCCTCGGCGGCGCCTTGGAACACCTCTCGCCCGAGGAGCGGGCGCGCCGTGAGCGCAGTCGCGAGGGCGGCGCCGGAATCGTCGGGTACGCCACCGACACGGCCGTGGAGTTGGCGTCTTTCGCCTTGTCGGGGCGGCTTTTCACGGCGGAGCTGCGGGCGGGCACGGCCCGCGAACTGCCCGTCCCCGGGCCGGTGATCGACCCTCGTCCGTCCCCCGACGGACGGTACGTCGCCTACGTCGCCCAGGGCGCCCTGCGGGTGACGGGCGCCGAGGGGGATGGTGACCGGGCGCTCGCCGAGCCGGAGTCGGAGGGCGTGACCTACGGCCTCGCGGAGTTCATCGCGGCCGAGGAGATGGGCCGTTCGCGGGGTTTCTGGTGGGCTCCGGAGTCGGACCGGCTGCTGGTGGCGCGGGCGGACGACACGCCGGTGGGGCGGTGGTGGATCTCCGATCCCGCGCATCCCGGGAGCGAGCCGCAGCGGGTCGCCTATCCGGCGGCGGGCACCGCCAACGCGGACGTACGCCTGTTCGTGATCAGTCTGGACGGGGCGCGCACCGAGGTCGTCTGGGACCGGTCGCGGTATCCGTATCTGGCGCGTGTGCACTGGTCAGCGGCGGGTGCGCCGCTGCTGCTCGTACAGGCGCGCGACCAGCGCAGTCAGCTGTACCTGGCCGTGGAGCCCGACTCCGGGGCGACCCGGATGGTGCATGCCGACGAAGATCCAACATGGCTGGATCTTTTCCCCGGAGCACCCTGCTGGAGCCCGTCCGGACAGCTGGTGCGGGTCGCGGACGAGGGCGGCGCCCGCGTGCTCGCAGTGGGAGAACGCCCGCTCACCGGGGCGCAGTTGCACATCCGCGCGGTGCTGGACGTCTCGGACGACGACGTGCTGGTCTCGGCCGCGGCGGGCGAGGAGGCGGCCGCACCGGAGACCGGCGAGGTGCACGTCTACCGGGTCAACGAGCTCGGCATGGAGCGCGTGTCCCGGGAACCGGGCGTGCACTCGGCGGTGCGCGCCGGGGAGGTCACCGTGCTGGTCTCCGCGACGCTCGACCGGCCGGGCGCCCAGGTACGGGTGCTACGGGGCGGCGAACAGGTGGCGACCATCGCCTCTCGGGCGGAAGATCCCGGTCTGTCCCCGCGCGTGACCCTCACCCAGGGGGGCGCACGCCGCATCCCGTGCGCCGTGCTTATGCCTACGGACTACCCCGGTGACACAGCCGGCCCTCTGCCCGTCCTTCTCGACCCCTACGGCGGCCCGCACGGCCCCCGCGTGGTCGCCGCGCACAACGCGCACCTCACCTCGCAGTGGTTCGCCGACCAGGGCTTCGCGGTGGTCGTCGCGGACGGCCGCGGCACCCCGGGCCGCTCCCCCGCCTGGGAGAAGGCCGTCCACCGCGACTTCACCGTCAGCCTGGACGACCAGATCGAGGCTCTCCAGGACCTCGCCAAGACCCACCCGCTCGACCTCGACCGGGTGGCGATCCGCGGCTGGTCCTACGGCGGCTACCTGGCGGCCCTGGCCGTGCTGCGCCGCCCGGACGTCTTCCACGCGGGCATCGCGGGCGCCCCGGTCACCGACTGGCGCCTCTACGACACGCACTACACCGAGCGGTACCTGGGCGACCCGGCCGGGGAGCCGGAGTCGTACGCCCGTAGTTCACTCGTCACCGACGACGGCCTGTCCGCCCCGGCCGAGCCGCACCGGCCGCTGATGATCGTGCACGGTCTCGCCGACGACAACGTGGTCGTCGCCCACGCCCTGCGGCTGTCCTCGGCCCTGCTCGCCGCCGGCCGCCCGCACGAGGTGCTCCCGCTGTCCGGGGTCACCCACATGACGCCCCAGGAGCAGGTCGCCGAGAACCTGCTCCTGCTCCAGGTGGACTTCCTCAGGCGCTCACTCGGACTCGTCTGA
- a CDS encoding alpha/beta hydrolase, whose protein sequence is MTNPVPALPLHDLAGFTHRWVDADGVRLHAVEGGRPDGPAVVLLTGFPQTWWAWRKVMPALADRFRVIAIDRPGQGNSEHPELSYDTHTVAAHIQAAVNALGVRDYWLAGHDIGAWVAFSLALNYESRLHGVALLDAGIPGITMPEAIPLDPTLAFKTWHFAFHVVPDLPETLIAGREREYISWFLKTKSLAPDAFEEAEFDHYGAALAVDGGLRAGLAYYRDAAESARKNRAALEQRRLTAPVLGISSSHGSIPDMAASISPWAENVTGVIVPDAGHYIPEEQPEAVAAALTDFFSGR, encoded by the coding sequence ATGACCAACCCCGTCCCCGCCCTGCCCCTGCATGACCTGGCCGGATTCACGCACCGCTGGGTCGACGCCGACGGCGTCCGCCTGCACGCCGTCGAAGGCGGTCGGCCGGACGGACCGGCCGTCGTCCTGCTCACCGGGTTCCCGCAGACGTGGTGGGCCTGGCGAAAGGTCATGCCTGCTCTCGCCGATCGGTTCCGGGTCATAGCGATCGACCGGCCGGGCCAAGGCAATTCCGAGCATCCGGAGCTCAGCTACGACACGCACACGGTCGCCGCGCACATCCAGGCCGCCGTGAACGCTCTCGGCGTGCGGGACTACTGGCTCGCCGGGCACGACATCGGCGCCTGGGTCGCCTTCTCCCTCGCCCTGAACTACGAGAGCCGACTGCACGGGGTCGCGCTGCTCGACGCCGGAATTCCCGGTATCACCATGCCGGAAGCGATCCCTCTCGACCCGACTCTGGCGTTCAAGACCTGGCACTTCGCGTTCCACGTGGTGCCCGATCTTCCCGAGACGCTGATAGCCGGCCGCGAGCGGGAGTACATCAGCTGGTTCCTGAAGACCAAGTCCCTCGCGCCCGACGCGTTCGAGGAAGCAGAGTTCGACCACTACGGCGCGGCCCTCGCCGTCGATGGCGGCCTGCGCGCCGGCCTCGCCTACTACCGAGACGCCGCCGAGTCCGCGCGCAAGAACCGCGCGGCACTCGAGCAACGGCGACTGACCGCGCCCGTCCTCGGAATCTCCAGCAGCCACGGCTCGATCCCGGATATGGCGGCCTCCATCAGCCCGTGGGCCGAGAACGTGACCGGCGTCATCGTGCCCGACGCCGGTCACTACATCCCCGAGGAGCAGCCCGAGGCCGTCGCCGCCGCCCTCACCGACTTCTTCAGCGGCCGTTAG
- a CDS encoding TetR/AcrR family transcriptional regulator produces MAGKKQFDMDTVLDAAMIQFWRSGYADTSLDDLSRATGLNRSSIYSSLGDKDALFLRCLDRYATRYGDKFDAALSCAAEDPVAAVRAFFDVTLGRIADPAVPDGCLMAQSVMASPALSPSVAEHVKELFGQQRPRLRTALKAGGMSDEDAEDFAVHVAAVNQSLAVMGRAGSSPEQLRAIVGVTVDALARALRPVG; encoded by the coding sequence ATGGCAGGCAAGAAGCAGTTCGACATGGACACGGTGCTCGACGCCGCGATGATCCAGTTCTGGCGCTCCGGCTACGCCGACACCTCGCTCGACGACCTGTCCCGGGCGACCGGCCTGAACCGCAGCTCGATCTACTCCTCGCTCGGCGACAAGGACGCACTCTTCCTTCGCTGCCTGGATCGCTACGCCACGCGCTACGGCGACAAGTTCGACGCCGCCCTCTCGTGCGCGGCCGAGGACCCCGTCGCCGCCGTCCGTGCGTTCTTCGATGTCACCCTGGGGCGCATCGCCGACCCGGCCGTGCCCGACGGATGCCTGATGGCCCAGTCGGTCATGGCGAGTCCGGCGCTGAGCCCGAGCGTCGCAGAGCATGTCAAAGAGTTGTTCGGCCAACAGCGCCCGCGCCTGCGCACCGCGCTGAAGGCCGGCGGAATGTCCGACGAGGACGCCGAGGACTTCGCCGTACACGTAGCGGCCGTGAACCAGTCTCTCGCGGTGATGGGCAGGGCCGGGTCGAGCCCGGAGCAACTCCGGGCGATCGTCGGTGTGACCGTCGACGCGCTCGCGCGGGCGCTGAGACCGGTCGGATAG